The following DNA comes from Nicotiana sylvestris chromosome 10, ASM39365v2, whole genome shotgun sequence.
gtaagcaacctccacttccaaccaagagattgtgagttcgagtctccccaagagcaaggtgggaagttcttggagggaaggatgtcgggtttctatttggaaacaacctctctaccccaggacaggggtaaggtctgcgtacacactaccctccccagaccccactaattgggattatactgggttgttgttgttgttgttgttgttgttatataacagcttgtttggatgattgttacccattgtatcgtattgtattgttattccaaaacaatatttgttttgattgtttcgttaaaattggttgtattgtattgttaaatcCATTGTTCCGGAATAATGAAAAATCCCATTTTTTTAAACAACCGATTTGATGTGGTgggattgtttcctatttttctttctaATTATGCACTAACTTATTACTCCATAATTCTATTTTACCCTTTaccttttttctttatatatatattttaactcCAAATTTCCAACTTATAACCTACTTCGTCTTcatcccttttttttttcaaaacttttgTCGCTTTCAACTTCAACGTCAAAGGTGTTTTGCCTTCTTTTGTTTCGGTTTTTCTCCTAATTTGATTTTTAACTCCAATTCTAATTATCTTTGTTCCTTTATTCCGCCAATTCTCGTTCCTTTCTTtatctgtttaaccaaaaattgtGTACTTCGGTCAAAGCTTATTTTAGAAGTACCCGGGCTACTGATAATCAAGAAATTCTATATTTGATTGCACTAGAAAACAACACATAGCAATTTGGGTATTTGCTTGATGAAACAGGGGAGAGTTGGTGAGGCAAAAGAGACACTTCGGAGAGTTAAATCAGCAGTGGCAGATGGCCCCAGGGATCTAGATTCCCATCTCAAGGCATATGACAGAGCACAACAGATGCTCTGGGACCTCAATTATTTTATACGCCTCAAGAAGGTTGTATGCAGCATGTTGGTAAAAAAAAAGGTTTTTACGCATGTAAAATAATTGACGTGGTGCCTTCAGAATTCAGACATCTTTATCTGCCTGTGTGGAAACCTAATCTTCAATAGAATTTATCTCTTCTTTCTCAAAAAGATGCTGAAATCATTGTACTTGGTTAACATGAAAGAAACGAGAAGCATGAACTGGGCAAATCAGAGTCATATTATCATAGAAAACTCGAGAGATTGTTTTTTAGTGTAGCATCAAGGGAGATTAAGCACTAGTCATGATGAGTATGGTTAACAAATGCACAATCAAATTGGAGGTCATTGAAATGAGTGATGCATGAGGCAACCTAAACCCGCTACAGAATAGCTCAATAAATTGCAGCAAATAGTAAGGGGTACAAACTGCAGTatttctcagtctattgaagcaAGTAGACATCCTTAACTGGCACTTGAAGAACTAGGTGATCAGTCTTCTCATAATACTGAGAATTTGGCTTCAATGGGCTGCTTGTAAATGGTAGGAGTAAGATGGAACTGCCATCATTTATAACCAGTTGGACCATTTCATTGAGTTGGGGATTCATTTCCTCATTAACTATCAGTACAAAGTAAGAAGGGAGTGGAAGATGCTCAAAGCTGGTGCTCTTCGTGAGTTCATGATGACTTCAGTTGTCACCAAGGTTCACAAGTGAGCAGCAACGCATAGTAAACCAAATTTCATATAGGCCAGATATCAATTCTGATTTAGTTCTAGAGTAACCTGATGTAAGCAACGTAAGATCAATGCCTATCAGTGGCTAACTCAGCCTAGTGTGGCAACAGGCACCAAATCTCCCTTCCCCAAAATCACCCTTAAAAGAAATATAATTTGCAATTATTACAAGCCAAATATATAAATGACGAGCAAGCCATTGCATTCAACTGAAAGATGAATTGaaataaataaagtaaaaaaggTCTTACTCTGCCTTCAGGGCTCTTTTTCATCCTTTCAAGAACCCTATCAAAAGCTGGTTTCCCCGTTGTCTCTCCCAAAGCAGCAATGAGATCTGCTCTTCGAGGATCTAACAACGCCCCAACTGCAGAACCAACTGCAACTGCAGCCTGCTGCCACCCCTTCAACCGAATACGAATCCCCGCTATCATTGCACCCCAATTCTGAAAAATAAAAAACTGAATTCTGAAACGCACCTAAGATTATGGGCTAGTGGTCAATGAGTGGAACGAAAACCGTGAATTCTCAGGTTCAAATCTCAATGGAGGCAAAAAAATACTAGGTGATTTAACCCATCTGTCCAGGACTTGGTGGCAGAGTTACGCGGTTTCTATGCTGGAGGGAGGTAGCAACGTAGAAAAGAGGAGGTGCCCAGCAATATATATCTATTTAAAAGCATGATTCACCAAATGGTAAAATAAAATATGGTTGAGACATTTTCACAAACGATTTGTGAACAAGCATGAGATTGTAAATTTTACAAGAACTTGATTATAATGAACTAATTGGTTGTTTACACATTAAAGGGATTGTTAAAAGAATTCGAAAATCAGCCGAATTTAATAGTTCATACCGAAAATCGGAGAGGAAGAGCACCACCGAGCTCCGAAGCGCTTTTGTTTGGCTTTTTTGTTTCGTTTTTTACCCCAATAGGAAATTCTTTTGACTGTTGATACTTGTCCATTTTTTAAAAGTCGGTCCCCTAACTCCCATTTTTTACATTTTAACACCTCTATTTAACGGAATGACTATTAACAAAGATATTTGACCGTTGATCATGCTTATGTGACGACGGTAAGACTGATGTAGCTGAAGTGCATGCTAATCACATTAATGAGGTGTGTGGATGTGatggtttttatttataaaatacaaTAAGCATGAtctgttataaatagaattttatttaaggTGAATATCTATATTTAGAGATATTTTATggtttgttacttggtggctaagtcaatttttccctataaatagacgGATTCTATTTCACTGCTATTGATCCctaatcaataagaattctctttacttttctctgcaatactcttcttcttcttttattgtttcataacacgttatcaacacgaGACTCTAACTAATTGAGTTGAGGCATCTGCTTTAGTCACCGGGCTTTTGAATATGTGCATGGTTCTCAACATGTGTATAATATTGAATATAATGATTatcaattgttccatgaacttaCTTCATGAATAAATTCTGGATTGAAGGTAtgtattttaccttatttttctcttctaaactcttgaaattttataatttgattttaaatacaagcaaagataataaattt
Coding sequences within:
- the LOC104224618 gene encoding ubiquinone biosynthesis protein COQ4 homolog, mitochondrial-like isoform X3; protein product: MDKYQQSKEFPIGVKNETKKPNKSASELGGALPLRFSNWGAMIAGIRIRLKGWQQAAVAVGSAVGALLDPRRADLIAALGETTGKPAFDRVLERMKKSPEGRVTLELNQN
- the LOC104224618 gene encoding ubiquinone biosynthesis protein COQ4 homolog, mitochondrial-like isoform X1, yielding MDKYQQSKEFPIGVKNETKKPNKSASELGGALPLRFSNWGAMIAGIRIRLKGWQQAAVAVGSAVGALLDPRRADLIAALGETTGKPAFDRVLERMKKSPEGRGDFGEGRFGACCHTRLS
- the LOC104224618 gene encoding ubiquinone biosynthesis protein COQ4 homolog, mitochondrial-like isoform X2, giving the protein MDKYQQSKEFPIGVKNETKKPNKSASELGGALPLRFSNWGAMIAGIRIRLKGWQQAAVAVGSAVGALLDPRRADLIAALGETTGKPAFDRVLERMKKSPEGRLTPKMGLEMCT